A genomic region of Corticium candelabrum chromosome 22, ooCorCand1.1, whole genome shotgun sequence contains the following coding sequences:
- the LOC134197713 gene encoding dol-P-Man:Man(7)GlcNAc(2)-PP-Dol alpha-1,6-mannosyltransferase-like translates to MSESKQNYGRSRTPVESIGFVEQWKCCAFSSHTKLEGSRINVQSQHASPNPFALELSSRSTKFNKHVTGAFIWTSAAAIIIFRFELSFLLGLLLLSDLLYERACLTDVLKRGLFTGGVCLAATVLVDSFFWKRWLWPEGEVLYAKQEHELGTVPFLWYFYPALPKSRLCAIPLSIFGLVVDKQMWTLFKPVLDFVFLKISIRFLPHKELRFSIYGIAMVNVICRSRSCVCSNSVLSWVSVSVICECEFSCLFGTKLML, encoded by the exons ATGTCCGAATCAAAGCAAAACTATGGTCGGTCaagaacaccagttg AATCTATAGGTTTCGTTGAGCAATGGAAATGTTGTGCATTCAGTAGCCATACAAAGTTGGAAGGAAGCAGAATCAATGTGCAGTCTCAACATGCATCTCCGAATCCATTCGCACTCGAGCTCAGTTCTAG atcaacaaaatttaataaacatgTAACTGGTGCATTTATATGGACATCAGCTGCTGCCATCATTATATTTCGATTTGAGTTGTCGTTTTTACTTGGACTTCTTTTGCTTTCTGATTTGCTGTATGAAAGAGCTTGTCTTACGGATGTCCTCAAACGTGGATTGTTTACTGGTGGAGTGTGTCTCG ctGCAACAGTATTGGTCGATTCCTTCTTTTGGAAACGATGGTTGTGGCCTGAGGGAGAGGTGCTTTATGCTAAACAAGAGCACGAATTGGGG ACTGTACCATTCTTGTGGTATTTCTACCCTGCTCTTCCCAAATCTCGGCTCTGTGCTATTCCACTGTCTATTTTTGGTTTAGtagttgacaaacagatgtgGACTCTTTTCAAGCCGGTGCTTGACTTTGTTTTCTTGAAGATTTCTATTCGTTTTCTTCCACACAAAGAGTTACGATTTAGTATTTATGGTATTGCAATGGTCAATGTCATTTGCCGGTCGAGGTCTTGTGTATGTTCGAACTCTGTTCTTAGCTgggtgagtgtgagtgtgataTGTGAGTGTGAGTTTTCATGTTTGTTCGGAACAAAGTTGATGTTGTGA